In one Aeromicrobium erythreum genomic region, the following are encoded:
- the lepA gene encoding translation elongation factor 4 encodes MTSTTTPGAAPQPGSTDPSLLRNFCIIAHIDHGKSTLADRMLQLTGVVDERAARAQYLDRMDIERERGITIKSQAVRMPFTKSAGDDAGTHYVLNMIDTPGHVDFTYEVSRSLEACEGAILLVDAAQGIEAQTLANLYLAMDADLHIIPVLNKIDLPGAQPEKYAEEIAGIIGGDPDDVLRVSAKTGQGVEALLNLIVDEVPPPEGDADGPPRALIFDSVYDTYRGVITYVRVVDGRLSHRDKIKMMSTNAVHEMLEVGVISPEPVKADHLGVGEVGYLITGVKEVRQSRVGDTVTSNARPADEPLGGYAHPNPMVFSGLYPIDGDDFSTLREALEKLQLNDAALVYEPESSGALGFGFRIGFLGLLHLEIVRERLEREFDLDLISTAPNVVYKVVMEDGREIVVTNPSEYPSDGKIASVHEPIVSATILAPSDYIGVIMELCQARRGQLNGMDYLSEDRVEIRYTLPMGEIMFDFFDALKSRTKGYASLNYELAGEQQADLVKVDIMLQGEVVDAFSAIVHRDSAYAYGVMLAGKLKELIPRQQFEVPIQAAIGARIIARENIRAMRKDVLAKCYGGDISRKRKLLEKQKEGKKRMKNIGRVEVPQEAFIAALSTGGDAAK; translated from the coding sequence ATGACGAGCACCACGACGCCGGGCGCGGCGCCCCAGCCGGGTTCGACCGACCCGTCCCTCCTGCGCAACTTCTGCATCATCGCGCACATCGACCACGGCAAGTCGACGCTGGCCGACCGCATGCTGCAGCTCACCGGCGTCGTCGACGAGCGTGCCGCGCGGGCCCAGTACCTCGACCGCATGGACATCGAGCGCGAGCGCGGCATCACCATCAAGAGCCAGGCCGTCCGCATGCCGTTCACCAAGAGCGCGGGCGACGACGCCGGGACGCACTACGTGCTCAACATGATCGACACGCCCGGCCACGTCGACTTCACCTACGAGGTGAGCCGCTCGCTGGAGGCCTGCGAGGGCGCCATCCTGCTCGTCGACGCCGCCCAGGGCATCGAGGCGCAGACGCTGGCGAACCTGTACCTGGCGATGGACGCCGACCTGCACATCATCCCCGTGCTGAACAAGATCGACCTGCCCGGCGCGCAGCCGGAGAAGTACGCCGAGGAGATCGCCGGCATCATCGGCGGCGACCCCGACGACGTGCTGCGCGTCTCGGCCAAGACCGGCCAGGGTGTCGAGGCGCTGCTCAACCTCATCGTCGACGAGGTGCCGCCGCCGGAGGGTGACGCCGACGGTCCGCCGCGGGCGCTGATCTTCGACTCCGTCTACGACACCTACCGCGGCGTCATCACCTACGTCCGCGTCGTCGACGGTCGGCTCAGCCACCGCGACAAGATCAAGATGATGTCGACGAACGCCGTGCACGAGATGCTCGAGGTCGGCGTCATCAGCCCCGAGCCGGTCAAGGCCGACCACCTCGGCGTCGGCGAGGTCGGCTACCTCATCACGGGGGTGAAGGAGGTGCGCCAGTCGCGCGTCGGTGACACCGTCACGTCGAACGCGCGCCCGGCCGACGAGCCGCTCGGCGGCTACGCGCACCCCAACCCGATGGTCTTCTCGGGCCTGTACCCGATCGACGGCGACGACTTCTCGACCCTGCGCGAGGCCCTCGAGAAGCTGCAGCTCAACGACGCCGCGCTCGTGTACGAGCCGGAGTCGTCGGGCGCGCTGGGCTTCGGCTTCCGCATCGGCTTCCTCGGCCTGCTGCACCTGGAGATCGTGCGCGAGCGTCTCGAGCGCGAGTTCGACCTCGACCTCATCTCCACGGCGCCGAACGTCGTCTACAAGGTGGTCATGGAGGACGGTCGCGAGATCGTCGTCACCAACCCGAGCGAGTACCCGTCGGACGGCAAGATCGCCTCGGTGCACGAGCCGATCGTCTCCGCGACGATCCTCGCGCCGTCGGACTACATCGGCGTCATCATGGAGCTCTGCCAGGCCCGCCGCGGCCAGCTGAACGGCATGGACTACCTGTCCGAGGACCGCGTCGAGATCCGCTACACGCTGCCCATGGGCGAGATCATGTTCGACTTCTTCGACGCGCTGAAGAGTCGCACGAAGGGCTACGCGTCGCTGAACTACGAGCTCGCCGGCGAGCAGCAGGCCGACCTCGTCAAGGTCGACATCATGCTGCAGGGCGAGGTGGTCGACGCGTTCAGCGCCATCGTCCACCGCGACTCGGCCTACGCGTACGGCGTGATGCTCGCGGGCAAGCTCAAGGAGCTCATCCCGCGCCAGCAGTTCGAGGTGCCCATCCAGGCCGCCATCGGCGCCCGCATCATCGCCCGCGAGAACATCCGTGCGATGCGCAAGGACGTGCTCGCCAAGTGCTACGGCGGCGACATCAGCCGCAAGCGCAAGCTGCTGGAGAAGCAGAAGGAGGGCAAGAAGCGGATGAAGAACATCGGCCGCGTCGAGGTCCCCCAGGAGGCGTTCATCGCCGCCCTCTCCACGGGTGGCGACGCCGCCAAGTAG
- the rpsT gene encoding 30S ribosomal protein S20 gives MANIKSQIKRNRQNEAARERNKSVRSALKTAVRRFHAAVEAGETDQAKAYAAEAGKKLDKAASKGVIHKNQAANRKSAIAKKAASL, from the coding sequence GTGGCGAACATCAAGTCGCAGATTAAGCGGAACCGTCAGAACGAGGCCGCTCGCGAGCGCAACAAGTCGGTGCGTTCCGCGCTGAAGACGGCCGTGCGTCGCTTCCACGCCGCCGTCGAGGCCGGCGAGACCGACCAGGCCAAGGCGTACGCCGCCGAGGCGGGCAAGAAGCTCGACAAGGCCGCCAGCAAGGGCGTCATCCACAAGAACCAGGCGGCGAACCGCAAGTCGGCCATCGCCAAGAAGGCCGCGTCGCTCTGA
- the holA gene encoding DNA polymerase III subunit delta, with product MASPFGKILLITGSSEYLSDRTRARAVAGIKAADAECEVATATSGGLGAGEIAGLTSPSLFSSASALVLTELQDLPDVAQGELLAYAKDPSPDVAVVLVHGGGQKGKGLLDKLRAQAAVHEVKNEAPKYERDHARWVAGELRDLGTRIDEEAATLLVAAVGQDLRALAGAADQLAATLDSGSEVTVEVVRRYFGGRADVRGYEIADAAIEGRINVALEQARWAETAKVAPVLITSALAAGLRQLARLADAPARLGEGELARHVGAPPFKVRVLRRQLQGWEPSGLARALDAVAQADIDVKGGAADPAYAVERMVLQVAAARRR from the coding sequence GTGGCGTCGCCGTTCGGGAAGATCCTGCTCATCACCGGGAGCTCGGAGTACCTGTCCGACCGCACCCGGGCGCGCGCCGTGGCCGGCATCAAGGCCGCCGACGCCGAGTGCGAGGTCGCCACCGCCACGTCGGGCGGCCTCGGGGCGGGCGAGATCGCCGGACTCACGAGCCCGTCGCTCTTCAGCTCCGCCAGCGCCCTCGTCCTGACCGAGCTGCAGGACCTGCCCGACGTCGCCCAGGGCGAGCTGCTGGCCTACGCGAAGGACCCCAGTCCCGACGTCGCCGTCGTGCTCGTGCACGGGGGAGGGCAGAAGGGCAAGGGTCTGCTCGACAAGCTGCGCGCCCAGGCGGCGGTCCACGAGGTCAAGAACGAGGCGCCGAAGTACGAGCGCGACCACGCGCGGTGGGTGGCCGGCGAGCTGCGCGACCTCGGCACGCGGATCGACGAGGAGGCGGCGACGCTGCTGGTCGCCGCCGTGGGCCAGGACCTGCGCGCCCTCGCCGGTGCCGCCGACCAGCTGGCCGCGACCCTCGACTCCGGCAGCGAGGTCACGGTCGAGGTCGTGCGCCGCTACTTCGGCGGTCGCGCCGACGTGCGCGGCTACGAGATCGCCGACGCCGCCATCGAGGGGCGGATCAACGTCGCGCTCGAGCAGGCGCGCTGGGCCGAGACCGCCAAGGTCGCGCCGGTGCTCATCACGAGCGCGCTCGCCGCTGGGCTGCGTCAGCTCGCCCGTCTCGCCGACGCGCCCGCGCGGCTGGGCGAGGGCGAGCTGGCCCGCCACGTCGGTGCGCCGCCGTTCAAGGTGCGCGTGCTGCGGCGCCAGCTGCAGGGGTGGGAGCCGTCCGGGCTGGCCCGCGCGCTCGACGCGGTCGCGCAGGCCGACATCGACGTCAAGGGCGGCGCGGCCGATCCCGCGTACGCCGTCGAGCGCATGGTCCTGCAGGTCGCGGCCGCACGCCGGCGTTGA
- a CDS encoding DUF1206 domain-containing protein, producing MPLDADDVVAHADDAWVDHLVRFGFVAYGLVHLVLAFLALQLAFGHRSGSADTRGALAELAQQPFGRTVLWLVVAGMAVLVLWRVLEAVVGHRDDDGATLWAARGADLVKAVVYGVVGWSGVQVITRSGSSGGSGSETWTARALALPAGAVLVGVAGLAVVGYGAWTAWRGLSDRHREHLAPEGLSGTSGDWLLRLGAVGHVAKGVAIGLVGTLFCFAALTHDADRSGGLDEALRTVLQQPFGPWLLALIAVGIGLYGVWCLARARYLDR from the coding sequence ATGCCGCTCGACGCCGACGACGTCGTCGCCCACGCCGACGACGCGTGGGTGGACCACCTGGTCCGCTTCGGCTTCGTGGCCTACGGGCTCGTGCACCTCGTGCTGGCGTTCCTCGCGCTGCAGCTCGCGTTCGGGCACCGCAGCGGCTCGGCCGACACCCGAGGCGCGCTGGCCGAGCTGGCGCAGCAGCCGTTCGGCCGGACCGTGCTCTGGCTCGTGGTCGCGGGGATGGCGGTGCTCGTCCTGTGGCGCGTGCTCGAGGCGGTCGTCGGGCACCGCGACGACGACGGCGCGACGCTGTGGGCGGCTCGCGGTGCCGACCTGGTCAAGGCGGTGGTCTACGGCGTCGTGGGCTGGAGCGGCGTGCAGGTCATCACCCGGAGCGGCAGCTCGGGCGGGTCGGGCAGCGAGACGTGGACGGCGCGCGCCTTGGCCCTGCCCGCCGGCGCGGTGCTCGTAGGCGTGGCCGGGCTCGCCGTCGTGGGCTACGGCGCGTGGACGGCATGGCGCGGACTCAGCGACCGGCACCGCGAGCACCTCGCGCCGGAGGGTCTGAGCGGCACCTCGGGCGACTGGCTCCTGCGTCTCGGCGCGGTCGGGCACGTGGCGAAGGGGGTCGCCATCGGGCTGGTCGGGACCCTGTTCTGCTTCGCCGCGCTGACCCACGACGCCGACCGCTCGGGCGGCCTCGACGAGGCCCTGCGCACGGTCCTGCAGCAGCCCTTCGGACCATGGTTGCTGGCGCTCATCGCGGTGGGGATCGGCCTGTACGGCGTCTGGTGCCTCGCCCGGGCGCGCTACCTCGACCGCTGA
- a CDS encoding DNA internalization-related competence protein ComEC/Rec2, whose product MRRPVLVLAGVDVRLVPAALGAWAVAAWGVTAGPGATVVAALGAVALAGVAARRWPRVALVAVAVAAVATSVTWRLGDVRATPTAALAEQRARVTLEVQVSRDGRTFEGVGGPGTVVGLVVLRLRDQRGRVHGVRDPVTAFLVGEHRDLVVGRRLTVDGRLSPADDDQDTATLRVERRSAVQGSAWWWSASERVRAGVRHAVDHVPGAPAALVPALVVGDDADLSPRVEEEFRRTGLTHLLAVSGTNLTIVLALVLAVARAGRAPPRVLLAVGLLGVVGFVLLARPEPSVLRAAGMGVVGLAALGLGSRGGVRTLCVAVVALLFCDPWLSRAAGFVLSVSATAGILLLAPPFVRALERWAPRWVAVAVAVPLAAQAACTPVIAALSSEVSVVAVVANLLAAPAVAPATVLGLVAGLLDLVVPSVASVLGTAAAACAGWIVLVAHHAAALPGASLVWPYPWWWLLGVVPVVLWLGRRAASRPVVATGLVLGLCLAMLRPPSPGWPPPGWVMVQCDVGQGDATVLRSGQDEAVVVDAGLEPVDVDRCLRGLGVRRIPALVLTHGDADHVGGRSGVAGGRAVGAVLVGRPGPTVPGVPTRTVSRGDRLVVGDVTADVLWPRAQPTTRARRIEVDRNADSVVLRVVVRGVTLLLTGDVGEEAQEHVLRAGSVVRADVLKVAHHGSADTSWRFTRAVAPRLATVSVGAENDYGHPTGTALRMLRQVGAVVHRTDHEGDVAVVVRDGRLSVVSRGSGQRSR is encoded by the coding sequence GTGAGGCGCCCGGTCCTGGTGCTCGCCGGCGTCGACGTCCGGCTGGTGCCGGCGGCGCTCGGCGCGTGGGCCGTCGCCGCCTGGGGCGTGACCGCCGGGCCAGGTGCTACCGTCGTCGCGGCTCTCGGGGCCGTCGCACTCGCGGGCGTCGCAGCACGGCGCTGGCCCCGCGTCGCGCTGGTGGCGGTGGCCGTGGCCGCCGTCGCGACGTCGGTGACCTGGCGGCTCGGCGACGTCCGCGCGACCCCGACGGCCGCGCTCGCCGAGCAGCGGGCGCGGGTGACGCTCGAGGTGCAGGTGAGTCGCGACGGCCGCACCTTCGAGGGCGTCGGTGGTCCTGGCACGGTCGTGGGCCTCGTGGTGCTGCGGCTGCGCGACCAGCGCGGTCGGGTGCATGGCGTCCGCGACCCCGTGACGGCCTTCCTCGTCGGCGAGCACCGCGACCTCGTCGTCGGTCGTCGGCTCACGGTCGACGGTCGGCTGTCGCCGGCGGACGACGACCAGGACACCGCGACGCTGCGCGTCGAGCGACGCTCGGCTGTCCAGGGCAGCGCCTGGTGGTGGTCGGCCTCCGAGCGCGTGCGAGCGGGTGTGCGCCACGCCGTCGACCACGTGCCCGGCGCTCCCGCCGCCCTCGTGCCGGCCCTCGTGGTCGGTGACGACGCCGACCTCTCGCCCCGCGTCGAGGAGGAGTTCCGACGCACCGGTCTGACGCACCTGCTGGCCGTCTCGGGGACGAACCTCACGATCGTGCTCGCGCTGGTGCTGGCGGTGGCGCGAGCGGGCCGGGCGCCGCCGCGCGTGCTCCTGGCGGTGGGTCTGCTCGGCGTCGTCGGGTTCGTGCTGCTGGCGCGGCCCGAGCCGAGTGTGCTCCGGGCCGCGGGCATGGGGGTCGTCGGGCTCGCAGCCCTCGGGCTGGGGTCGCGCGGTGGTGTGCGCACGCTCTGCGTCGCCGTCGTAGCGCTGCTGTTCTGCGACCCGTGGCTCTCGCGCGCGGCGGGGTTCGTGCTGTCCGTGAGCGCGACCGCCGGCATCCTGCTGCTCGCACCCCCGTTCGTGCGGGCCCTGGAGCGGTGGGCACCGCGGTGGGTGGCCGTCGCGGTCGCCGTGCCGCTCGCCGCACAGGCGGCCTGCACGCCGGTCATCGCGGCGCTGTCGTCCGAGGTGTCCGTCGTCGCCGTCGTCGCCAACCTCCTCGCGGCGCCGGCGGTCGCGCCCGCGACGGTACTGGGGCTGGTGGCCGGGCTCCTCGACCTCGTCGTCCCGTCGGTCGCGTCGGTCCTCGGCACCGCGGCCGCGGCCTGCGCCGGCTGGATCGTGCTCGTGGCGCACCACGCCGCGGCCCTTCCCGGGGCGAGCCTGGTCTGGCCCTACCCGTGGTGGTGGCTGCTGGGCGTCGTGCCGGTGGTGCTGTGGCTCGGCCGCCGCGCCGCCTCGCGCCCGGTCGTCGCGACCGGCCTGGTCCTGGGCCTGTGCCTCGCGATGCTGCGACCGCCCAGCCCCGGGTGGCCACCGCCCGGGTGGGTCATGGTGCAGTGCGACGTCGGCCAGGGCGACGCCACCGTGCTGCGCTCCGGCCAGGACGAGGCGGTGGTCGTCGACGCCGGTCTCGAGCCCGTCGACGTCGACCGCTGCCTGCGCGGTCTCGGCGTGCGGCGTATCCCGGCCCTCGTGCTGACGCACGGCGACGCCGACCACGTGGGCGGGAGGTCAGGGGTGGCGGGCGGTCGTGCGGTCGGCGCGGTGCTCGTCGGACGCCCGGGGCCCACGGTGCCAGGGGTCCCCACCCGCACGGTGTCGCGGGGCGACCGTCTCGTGGTGGGCGACGTGACGGCCGACGTGCTCTGGCCGCGGGCTCAGCCCACGACGCGGGCTCGGAGGATCGAGGTCGACCGCAACGCCGACAGCGTGGTCCTGCGCGTGGTGGTGCGGGGCGTGACCCTCCTGCTGACGGGCGACGTGGGGGAGGAGGCGCAGGAGCACGTGCTCCGCGCCGGCAGCGTCGTGCGGGCCGACGTGCTGAAGGTCGCGCACCACGGCAGCGCCGACACGTCGTGGCGGTTCACGCGTGCGGTCGCTCCACGCCTGGCCACCGTGTCCGTCGGGGCCGAAAACGACTACGGGCACCCCACCGGCACCGCCCTGCGGATGCTGCGCCAGGTCGGCGCGGTGGTGCACCGCACCGACCACGAGGGCGACGTCGCGGTCGTCGTGCGCGACGGACGCCTGTCGGTCGTGTCGCGGGGGAGCGGTCAGCGGTCGAGGTAG
- a CDS encoding helix-hairpin-helix domain-containing protein, giving the protein MSTPRHGPRPAPPQETRAEVARRRLAQLAASFEATHDDDPFDRLVGPTQDASGAGSEVVDRALQRPAQGPEQAPVPARGRRRADVGPRAGLSAVHLRVVATAAVAAGVLLTWWLLAERPRTSDVDRPLEVSARADPTGAPAAEGGAEDDGRVVVDVAGQVRRPGIVTLPAGSRVHEAIERAGGIKGALDQPTLNLARVLVDGEQILVGVDPPAAAVAGPGTGGTGGPGVAVNLNTATLEELDALPGVGPVTAQAILDWRTENGRFTSVDDLLDVAGIGEKTLEDLRDRVSV; this is encoded by the coding sequence GTGAGCACCCCACGGCACGGACCTCGTCCGGCACCACCCCAGGAGACCCGCGCCGAGGTCGCGCGGCGCCGGCTCGCGCAGCTCGCCGCGTCGTTCGAGGCCACGCACGACGACGACCCGTTCGACCGGCTGGTCGGTCCGACTCAGGACGCCTCCGGCGCTGGGTCCGAGGTCGTCGACCGTGCCCTCCAGAGGCCCGCGCAGGGGCCGGAGCAGGCGCCCGTGCCGGCTCGCGGCCGGCGTCGCGCCGACGTCGGACCACGCGCGGGGCTGTCGGCGGTGCATCTGCGCGTCGTGGCCACGGCAGCGGTCGCGGCTGGCGTGCTGCTCACGTGGTGGCTCCTGGCGGAGCGGCCGCGCACGTCCGACGTCGACCGACCGCTCGAGGTCTCGGCCCGGGCCGACCCGACGGGTGCCCCGGCGGCCGAAGGCGGCGCGGAGGACGACGGGCGCGTCGTCGTCGACGTGGCCGGGCAGGTCAGGCGGCCCGGCATCGTCACGCTGCCCGCGGGGTCGCGGGTCCACGAGGCCATCGAGCGGGCCGGCGGCATCAAGGGCGCGCTCGACCAGCCGACGCTCAACCTCGCGCGGGTGCTCGTCGACGGCGAGCAGATCCTCGTCGGCGTCGACCCTCCCGCAGCTGCCGTGGCAGGCCCGGGCACGGGCGGCACGGGTGGACCGGGCGTCGCCGTCAACCTCAACACGGCCACGCTCGAGGAGCTCGACGCGCTGCCCGGCGTAGGCCCGGTCACCGCCCAGGCGATCCTCGACTGGCGCACCGAGAACGGACGCTTCACGTCGGTCGACGACCTGCTCGACGTCGCCGGCATCGGCGAGAAGACCCTCGAGGACCTCCGCGACCGCGTGAGCGTGTGA
- a CDS encoding ArsR/SmtB family transcription factor, with the protein MPADLQAVLAALADPHRRRVVSSLAREDADVERPCGSFDLPVSKATRTHHFRVLREAGLVEQRFHGNGSSVRLPREDIERTYPGLLALVVAED; encoded by the coding sequence GTGCCGGCGGACCTCCAGGCCGTGCTCGCGGCCCTGGCCGACCCGCACCGGCGGCGGGTCGTCAGCAGCCTCGCGCGCGAGGACGCCGACGTCGAGCGACCCTGCGGCTCCTTCGACCTGCCGGTCTCCAAGGCGACGCGGACGCACCATTTCCGGGTGCTGCGCGAGGCAGGTCTGGTGGAGCAGCGCTTCCACGGCAACGGCAGCAGCGTCAGGCTCCCACGCGAGGACATCGAGCGAACCTATCCGGGGCTGCTCGCCCTCGTCGTCGCCGAGGACTGA
- a CDS encoding putative quinol monooxygenase: MSEIVPEAVLHAATSVALVGTARARPGRADELERTLRSFLVPTRAEAGCRVYELHHGPDGDLRFYEQWADGAALAAHLATPTMQEFLDRRHELLAGDLEVTFWTPLEPVPTPDEA, from the coding sequence ATGAGCGAGATCGTACCTGAGGCCGTGCTTCACGCCGCCACGTCTGTCGCCCTCGTCGGCACCGCACGTGCGAGACCTGGACGGGCCGACGAGCTCGAGCGCACCCTGCGCTCCTTCCTCGTCCCCACGCGCGCCGAGGCCGGCTGCCGCGTGTACGAGCTGCACCACGGCCCCGACGGCGACCTCAGGTTCTACGAGCAGTGGGCCGACGGCGCCGCCTTGGCGGCGCACCTCGCGACGCCCACGATGCAGGAGTTCCTCGACCGTCGCCACGAGCTCCTGGCCGGCGACCTCGAGGTCACCTTCTGGACGCCGCTGGAGCCTGTGCCTACCCCGGACGAGGCGTGA
- a CDS encoding DegV family protein, with the protein MAARRIAVVTDSTASLDPADAEREGITVVPLKLVIGAATFTEGVDATSDDVAQALKDFVPVSTSRPTPEEFAAVYARLAQEGHDAIVSVHLSAEISGTFESAQVAAREAPVPVMCVDTRQVGIATGFAAGRAAAVARAGGDEAAAVGAALAAGESSSVLMYVDTLEYLRRGGRVGAATALIGSALAVKPLLTLRDGVVVPLERVRTSAKAVARLEALVAEAAEAATEGYDIGVQHLANPDLADQVAERLAGVLGRDRLPVNEVGAVIGAHVGPGMLAVTVTPRPG; encoded by the coding sequence ATGGCGGCGCGACGCATCGCGGTGGTGACCGACTCCACCGCCTCCCTCGACCCGGCCGACGCCGAGCGTGAGGGCATCACGGTCGTGCCCCTCAAGCTCGTCATCGGGGCGGCGACGTTCACGGAGGGCGTCGACGCGACGTCCGACGACGTGGCGCAGGCGCTCAAGGACTTCGTGCCGGTGAGCACGTCGCGCCCGACGCCCGAGGAGTTCGCCGCGGTCTACGCGCGTCTCGCGCAGGAGGGCCACGACGCGATCGTCTCCGTGCACCTGAGCGCCGAGATCTCCGGCACCTTCGAGTCGGCCCAGGTGGCTGCGCGGGAGGCGCCCGTCCCCGTCATGTGCGTCGACACCCGGCAGGTCGGGATCGCGACCGGGTTCGCCGCAGGGCGGGCGGCCGCGGTCGCGCGGGCGGGCGGCGACGAGGCCGCGGCGGTCGGGGCGGCGCTGGCGGCGGGGGAGTCCTCGAGCGTGCTCATGTACGTCGACACCCTCGAGTACCTGCGTCGCGGTGGACGCGTGGGCGCGGCCACGGCCCTCATCGGCTCGGCCCTCGCGGTGAAGCCGTTGCTCACGCTGCGTGACGGCGTGGTGGTGCCGCTCGAGCGCGTCCGCACGTCGGCCAAGGCGGTGGCGCGGCTCGAGGCCCTCGTCGCGGAGGCGGCGGAGGCGGCCACCGAGGGCTACGACATCGGCGTGCAGCACCTCGCCAACCCCGACCTCGCCGACCAGGTCGCGGAGCGGCTGGCCGGTGTGCTCGGCCGCGACCGCCTGCCGGTCAACGAGGTCGGCGCGGTGATCGGAGCGCACGTGGGTCCCGGCATGCTCGCGGTGACGGTCACGCCTCGTCCGGGGTAG